From Canis lupus dingo isolate Sandy chromosome 24, ASM325472v2, whole genome shotgun sequence, a single genomic window includes:
- the NNAT gene encoding neuronatin isoform X1, with protein MAAVAAASAELLIIGWYIFRVLLQVFLECCIYWVGFAFRNPPGTQPIARSEVFRYSLQKLAYTVSRTGRQVLGERRQRAPN; from the exons ATGGCGGCAGTAGCGGCAGCCTCGGCTGAGCTGCTCATCATCGGCTGGTACATATTCCGTGTGCTGCTGCAG GTGTTCCTGGAATGCTGCATTTACTGGGTAGGATTCGCTTTTCGAAATcctccagggacacagcccaTTGCGAGAAGTGAG GTGTTCAGGTACTCCCTGCAGAAGCTGGCATACACGGTGTCGAGGACCGGGCGGCAGGTGTTGGGAGAGCGCCGGCAGCGAGCCCCCAACtga
- the NNAT gene encoding neuronatin isoform X2 → MAAVAAASAELLIIGWYIFRVLLQVFRYSLQKLAYTVSRTGRQVLGERRQRAPN, encoded by the exons ATGGCGGCAGTAGCGGCAGCCTCGGCTGAGCTGCTCATCATCGGCTGGTACATATTCCGTGTGCTGCTGCAG GTGTTCAGGTACTCCCTGCAGAAGCTGGCATACACGGTGTCGAGGACCGGGCGGCAGGTGTTGGGAGAGCGCCGGCAGCGAGCCCCCAACtga
- the NNAT gene encoding neuronatin isoform X3: protein MAAVAAASAELLIIGWYIFRVLLQVFLECCIYWVGFAFRNPPGTQPIARSVQVLPAEAGIHGVEDRAAGVGRAPAASPQLRPQPPALGGLVTRCSCASQPAWEPVPHRNGESPVLSRQRSICQGQ, encoded by the exons ATGGCGGCAGTAGCGGCAGCCTCGGCTGAGCTGCTCATCATCGGCTGGTACATATTCCGTGTGCTGCTGCAG GTGTTCCTGGAATGCTGCATTTACTGGGTAGGATTCGCTTTTCGAAATcctccagggacacagcccaTTGCGAGAA GTGTTCAGGTACTCCCTGCAGAAGCTGGCATACACGGTGTCGAGGACCGGGCGGCAGGTGTTGGGAGAGCGCCGGCAGCGAGCCCCCAACtgaggccccagcccccagccctgggcgGCCTCGTCACCAGGTGCTCCTGTGCTTCTCAGCCAGCATGGGAGCCAGTGCCGCACAGGAATGGGGAGTCCCCTGTGCTCTCTCGCCAGAGGAGCATTTGCCAAGGTCAGTGA